Proteins from a single region of Dyadobacter fanqingshengii:
- a CDS encoding RagB/SusD family nutrient uptake outer membrane protein: protein MITKKLIYTLTLLMVLFTGCDDALVEPAQGVISGDDLNTPENVDKMVVAAYSALGNDHYTSPFSSMWAYGSIRGGDMYKGGDGPGDLSEFHLFETFSLNRVDNALIDQVWFRLYVGISRTNDALRRVSALSDAEYPEKAARIGELNFLRGHFYFLLKILFKYVPYIDETIAKTDYPTISNDKLSNDELWSKIEADFRNAAEKLPDNQSDKGRANKISAKAYLAKTLLYKAYEQNETNAVVTINKALLTEVNALCDEVINSGKYNLSADFADNFLTATENGPESVFAIQYSKNDGTPLGRLDYGHALNYTMNQEYGCCGFHVPSHDLINSFKTSADGLPLFQTYATNDVAASLDFQTSSFDPRLDHTVARPNAPFKYGKSYVFQKSWARAPAVYGAFASIKEVVLPTDPSFQKVPPFMSSAKNWQIIRFSDVLLWKAEALIELGRQDEALPLINRIRARAATSTGLLISADGKPTANFKIKPYVKSSDWTQNYARMAMRWERRLEFAGEGYHFFDLVRWGVAAQTINAYFQIEKTRATHLGDARFTAGRDEYLPIPLNQINFSSGLYKQNVGW, encoded by the coding sequence ATGATCACTAAAAAATTAATATACACCCTGACATTGCTCATGGTGCTTTTCACAGGCTGCGATGATGCGCTGGTAGAACCGGCACAAGGTGTCATTTCGGGTGACGATTTAAATACGCCTGAAAATGTGGACAAGATGGTCGTAGCAGCCTACTCCGCACTTGGAAACGATCATTACACCTCTCCTTTTTCCAGTATGTGGGCATATGGAAGCATACGCGGAGGCGATATGTATAAAGGTGGCGACGGCCCGGGTGATTTGTCAGAATTTCATTTGTTCGAAACATTCTCTCTGAACCGGGTTGATAATGCATTGATAGACCAGGTTTGGTTCCGATTATATGTGGGTATCAGCCGGACAAATGATGCATTGCGGAGAGTGAGTGCATTGTCCGACGCGGAATATCCTGAAAAAGCAGCCCGTATAGGTGAATTGAATTTCCTGAGAGGACATTTCTACTTTTTGCTGAAAATCTTGTTTAAATATGTTCCGTATATCGACGAAACCATTGCCAAAACCGACTATCCAACCATTTCAAACGATAAGCTTTCGAATGACGAGCTCTGGTCAAAAATTGAAGCGGATTTCCGAAATGCTGCTGAGAAGTTACCCGACAACCAGAGCGACAAAGGCCGGGCGAACAAGATTTCAGCGAAAGCCTATCTGGCAAAAACCCTTTTGTACAAGGCTTATGAACAAAATGAAACCAATGCCGTAGTAACCATAAACAAAGCCTTGCTGACAGAGGTAAACGCACTTTGTGATGAAGTGATCAACTCAGGCAAGTATAATCTGAGTGCCGATTTTGCTGACAATTTTTTAACAGCAACCGAAAACGGTCCCGAATCCGTATTTGCAATTCAGTATTCAAAAAATGACGGAACGCCGCTCGGCAGGCTGGATTACGGACATGCGCTGAATTATACGATGAACCAGGAATACGGGTGCTGCGGTTTCCATGTTCCCAGCCATGACCTCATCAACTCCTTCAAAACAAGTGCTGACGGACTGCCCCTGTTTCAAACCTACGCTACCAATGACGTGGCAGCATCCCTTGATTTCCAGACCAGCTCATTTGATCCGCGGCTGGATCACACCGTAGCAAGGCCCAATGCTCCGTTCAAATACGGGAAAAGCTATGTATTCCAAAAATCCTGGGCTCGTGCCCCGGCGGTTTACGGTGCTTTTGCCAGCATTAAAGAAGTGGTTTTACCAACGGATCCGTCGTTTCAAAAAGTACCGCCTTTTATGTCCAGTGCCAAAAACTGGCAGATTATCCGTTTCTCCGATGTACTTCTTTGGAAAGCAGAAGCATTAATAGAACTGGGTAGACAGGACGAAGCACTTCCTTTGATAAACAGGATACGTGCCCGTGCAGCCACAAGTACAGGGCTGCTCATATCAGCGGATGGAAAACCTACGGCCAATTTTAAGATAAAACCGTATGTGAAGAGTTCGGATTGGACACAGAACTATGCCAGAATGGCCATGCGCTGGGAAAGACGACTTGAATTTGCTGGTGAGGGCTATCATTTTTTCGACCTGGTTCGCTGGGGCGTTGCAGCTCAAACGATTAATGCCTATTTCCAAATCGAAAAAACAAGGGCAACACACTTAGGAGATGCCCGATTTACTGCCGGTCGGGATGAATATCTTCCGATACCATTGAATCAAATTAATTTCAGCAGTGGCTTGTACAAACAGAATGTTGGGTGGTAA
- a CDS encoding SusC/RagA family TonB-linked outer membrane protein: MFKRLPLLAFAILCWVQLAAAQSNITGTVKDGAGLTLPGVSILEKNTTNGTLSDADGKYSISVNSGATLVFSYVGMVPSEVIAGTNSVMNVTLEYDSKSLNEVVVTGYQSERKKDITGAVSVVNIKDIKDSQVGNPAKALQGRVPGVLITTDGAPGGGATVRIRGGSTLGNNDPLYIIDGIPTKRGLNEINPADVESIQVLKDASSATIYGSRAANGVVIVTTKKAKNGQSRLNVNISTSIQDYASKLKTLNADGRGRAYWQAAVNDKADPNANQIYQYDWNNDFNSPALNQIKYPEFIDAAKTMKPANTYWYDEISQKSIIQSYDMSISNGSEKGNTMFSLGYYDNKGIVKSTHNKKYTARLNTDFSLFKSKLKIGENLSATYIQDVQSPTADILFASLVSQPVVPVYTVDGGWGGPASGMTDRQNPVRLIEDNRQNKGNFYRLFGNVFADLEIIPKLHLKTSYGIDYSGGYKRLLRKSYTSGFLSDPTNQVSNFQDYSGNSIWQNTLNYDIQTGKHQIGIVVGQESIRYIAQEFSASRRGLALENINYSYLNAGSNNINNGGSGSANSLFSYFAKVNYTYADKFLASATVRRDGSSRFGKENRFGTFPAFSLGYRLSEEAFIKDIPFISALKLRYGWGRSGNQEIPNNATQSLYSAIYGSDPTWDFDNGSAYDIGGNGTGQLPSGFTLIQQGNDALRWESLAESNFGVDFGFLNNTLTGSVDYFQRKTSDILISPAYLAVIGDGGNRFTNGASMKNSGFEALLSYDTKIGNDLRINLTGNFSLYRNKITYLPKEVIASYPGNGTDKTILGRPANSFFGYVADGIFQNQGEVDNAATQPGKGVGRIRYADLNKDGTIDAQDRDFIGNSTPKYMYGFNTSVSWKNFDLSFFFQGINVKVQNEFKTYTDFSSLWTGTNWGERTLDAWTPENTSSDIPALTLVDRNNEGRFSTYFIENGSYLKLRNAQIGYNFKSLNNLKIQSARLYLQGSNLFTIKSKAFTGPDPEIPNFAFPIPVIGTIGLNVTF, encoded by the coding sequence ATGTTTAAACGACTACCGCTTCTGGCTTTTGCCATACTCTGTTGGGTGCAACTTGCGGCTGCTCAATCCAACATCACCGGAACCGTGAAAGACGGCGCCGGCTTGACGCTCCCCGGAGTAAGTATTCTGGAAAAGAATACAACCAATGGCACATTATCTGATGCCGATGGAAAGTATAGCATCAGTGTTAACAGTGGCGCTACGCTTGTATTTTCTTACGTGGGCATGGTCCCCAGTGAAGTGATTGCAGGCACCAATAGTGTCATGAATGTTACACTGGAATATGATTCAAAAAGCCTGAATGAAGTGGTTGTTACCGGATATCAGTCTGAGCGAAAGAAAGATATCACGGGTGCGGTGAGTGTGGTGAACATTAAAGACATCAAAGACAGCCAGGTGGGTAATCCGGCAAAAGCATTGCAGGGAAGAGTGCCTGGTGTGTTAATCACCACGGATGGAGCGCCCGGCGGAGGTGCTACGGTAAGAATCCGGGGAGGCAGTACATTGGGCAATAATGATCCCCTTTACATCATCGATGGCATTCCTACCAAAAGAGGATTGAATGAAATAAATCCGGCTGACGTCGAATCCATTCAGGTTTTAAAAGACGCTTCGTCTGCGACCATTTATGGTTCACGGGCTGCCAATGGTGTTGTCATTGTTACGACAAAAAAAGCAAAAAACGGTCAATCGCGGTTGAATGTGAACATTTCCACTTCAATTCAGGATTACGCTTCTAAATTAAAAACACTGAATGCAGACGGCCGGGGCCGGGCTTATTGGCAGGCGGCAGTAAATGACAAAGCAGATCCGAACGCCAATCAGATTTATCAATATGATTGGAATAACGATTTCAACAGTCCGGCATTGAATCAGATAAAATATCCGGAATTCATCGATGCGGCAAAAACAATGAAGCCTGCGAACACCTATTGGTACGATGAAATTTCACAAAAGTCCATTATCCAATCGTACGATATGTCTATTTCCAATGGTTCTGAAAAAGGAAATACCATGTTTTCACTGGGCTATTACGACAATAAAGGAATTGTAAAATCTACGCACAATAAAAAATACACTGCAAGGCTGAACACGGATTTCTCGCTCTTTAAATCAAAACTGAAAATTGGCGAAAACCTGTCTGCCACTTACATTCAGGATGTGCAGTCTCCTACTGCTGATATTTTGTTTGCTTCACTGGTTTCACAGCCCGTTGTGCCGGTTTACACCGTGGATGGCGGCTGGGGCGGCCCTGCGTCAGGGATGACAGACCGTCAAAATCCTGTAAGGCTTATTGAGGACAACAGGCAGAATAAAGGCAACTTCTACCGACTCTTCGGTAATGTATTTGCCGACCTGGAAATTATCCCGAAACTGCATCTTAAAACCAGCTACGGAATTGATTACAGCGGTGGTTACAAAAGGCTGCTTCGGAAATCTTACACCTCCGGTTTCTTGTCCGATCCGACCAATCAGGTATCCAATTTCCAGGACTATTCGGGAAATTCAATTTGGCAAAACACATTGAACTATGACATTCAAACAGGTAAGCACCAGATTGGAATTGTTGTAGGCCAGGAAAGTATCCGATATATCGCCCAGGAATTTTCAGCAAGCAGAAGAGGCCTGGCGTTGGAGAATATCAATTATTCCTACCTGAATGCCGGAAGCAACAACATTAATAATGGCGGCAGCGGCAGTGCGAATTCACTTTTCTCCTATTTCGCGAAGGTCAACTACACTTATGCAGACAAATTCCTGGCATCGGCAACCGTACGCCGCGATGGTTCGTCACGTTTTGGAAAGGAAAACCGTTTCGGAACATTCCCTGCATTTTCATTGGGTTACCGTTTGAGCGAGGAAGCATTCATTAAAGATATACCATTCATTTCTGCCTTAAAACTAAGATATGGCTGGGGTCGCTCGGGCAATCAGGAAATCCCGAACAATGCTACGCAGTCCTTATACTCAGCCATTTACGGCAGCGATCCGACCTGGGATTTTGATAATGGCAGTGCTTACGACATTGGCGGAAATGGCACAGGCCAGCTTCCGTCAGGATTTACATTAATCCAGCAAGGCAATGATGCCCTGAGATGGGAATCGCTGGCAGAATCGAATTTCGGTGTGGATTTTGGTTTCTTGAACAACACCTTGACGGGCTCAGTTGATTATTTCCAGAGAAAAACTTCTGACATTCTGATCAGCCCGGCATATCTGGCTGTGATTGGCGACGGTGGGAACCGGTTTACCAACGGCGCTTCCATGAAAAATAGTGGTTTCGAAGCATTGCTCTCCTATGACACAAAAATTGGCAACGATCTGAGAATCAACCTCACAGGTAACTTCTCCCTGTATCGCAACAAGATCACTTATTTGCCAAAAGAAGTGATTGCATCCTATCCGGGAAATGGAACGGATAAGACCATACTAGGCCGCCCGGCTAATTCATTCTTCGGATATGTCGCCGACGGAATATTCCAGAATCAGGGTGAAGTAGACAATGCTGCAACCCAGCCGGGAAAGGGCGTTGGACGAATCAGATATGCAGATTTAAACAAAGATGGCACCATTGATGCACAGGACAGAGATTTTATCGGAAACAGCACGCCTAAATATATGTATGGCTTCAATACTTCGGTCAGCTGGAAAAATTTCGACCTGAGCTTTTTCTTCCAGGGAATCAATGTAAAGGTTCAAAACGAATTTAAAACCTACACCGATTTCTCGTCACTCTGGACGGGCACCAACTGGGGCGAAAGAACTTTAGACGCATGGACGCCCGAAAACACAAGTTCTGACATTCCTGCATTGACATTGGTGGACAGGAATAATGAAGGCCGCTTTTCGACCTACTTTATTGAAAACGGTTCCTATTTGAAGTTGAGAAACGCGCAGATCGGGTACAATTTCAAAAGTTTGAATAACCTGAAAATCCAAAGCGCGCGATTGTATCTGCAAGGGAGCAATTTATTTACAATCAAAAGTAAAGCTTTCACAGGTCCCGACCCGGAGATTCCAAACTTCGCTTTCCCCATACCCGTCATAGGAACAATCGGACTGAATGTCACTTTCTAA
- a CDS encoding carbohydrate kinase family protein, which yields MTPKITVFGEMLWDMLPSGKQPGGAPMNVAIHLKNFGMNPAFISRVGDDDLGVELMDYLNNQDFNADFIQTGITHLTGIVKVNLTDKTEVTYKIVQPVAWDYIMVTPENKQLVKDSDVFVYGTLSVRSQQSRDTLFELLKDAKLKVFDVNIRPPHLDRATTEYLLEQADIVKVNEHELNTVCTWFGIQPEVETQMKFLYERFNLKLVCVTLGADGAVVLSSDGFHSQGGYEVEVQDTIGSGDSFLAMFLKEYVCGSSIPTALKKACAVGALVASYSGATPVIAEKEIADFLTNNQTNHV from the coding sequence ATGACACCTAAAATAACCGTTTTCGGAGAAATGCTTTGGGACATGCTGCCTTCTGGCAAACAACCCGGCGGAGCGCCCATGAATGTGGCCATTCACCTGAAAAACTTCGGCATGAATCCAGCTTTCATCAGCCGCGTCGGCGATGACGACCTGGGCGTTGAACTCATGGATTATCTTAACAATCAGGATTTTAATGCAGATTTTATCCAAACCGGCATTACACATCTTACCGGCATTGTAAAGGTAAACCTGACCGACAAGACCGAAGTTACCTATAAAATCGTGCAGCCAGTAGCCTGGGATTACATTATGGTGACACCTGAAAACAAGCAGTTGGTAAAGGACTCAGATGTGTTTGTATATGGCACACTTTCCGTTCGCAGCCAGCAGTCGCGCGACACGCTTTTTGAATTGTTGAAAGACGCAAAACTGAAAGTGTTTGACGTAAACATCCGTCCCCCGCATCTGGACAGAGCCACCACTGAATATCTGCTGGAACAGGCTGACATTGTGAAAGTAAACGAGCATGAGCTCAACACGGTCTGCACCTGGTTTGGCATACAACCCGAAGTAGAAACGCAGATGAAATTCTTATACGAACGCTTCAACCTGAAACTGGTTTGTGTAACGCTCGGTGCCGATGGCGCGGTCGTTCTTTCCAGTGACGGATTTCATTCACAAGGCGGATATGAAGTGGAAGTCCAGGACACGATTGGCAGCGGAGATTCCTTTCTGGCCATGTTTCTGAAAGAATATGTCTGCGGCTCATCCATTCCCACAGCCCTCAAAAAAGCCTGTGCCGTAGGTGCATTGGTTGCCTCCTATTCTGGTGCTACACCTGTGATTGCCGAAAAAGAAATTGCTGATTTTTTAACAAATAATCAAACGAATCATGTTTAA
- a CDS encoding sugar porter family MFS transporter, translating to MKNSKVLVWSIVVALGGFLFGFDTAVISGAEKAIQHLWDLSAVEHGFTVSIALIGTVLGAMLGGIPADRLGRKTTLFWIAVLYLVSSLGSALATDWYVFIFFRFLGGLGVGASSVAAPMYISEISPAKSRGKMVGLFQFNVVFGILIAYFSNYFMQDMGDNAWRWMLGVQALPSLIFLLAILYVPESPRWLIMKKGDVQQAREILNIIDPETSEETLLAIRNANEETKDKPSARLFSAKYKTPVMLAILFAVFNQVSGINAIIYYSPRIFEMTGLGAKAAFLSSAGIGFVNFAFTLLAINFIDRFGRRTLMAIGSVGVIITLGLVARAFFIQDFTGVPVFLFVYIAFFAFSQGAVIWVFISEIFPNEVRANGQALGSFTHWFMAAIIAFSFPIISEYLGGGVTFSFFAVMMILQLIFVWRIMPETKGTSLERTDKTMILH from the coding sequence ATGAAAAACAGTAAGGTATTAGTTTGGTCGATCGTCGTTGCACTTGGCGGATTCCTTTTCGGGTTCGACACGGCCGTTATCTCGGGAGCGGAAAAGGCTATTCAGCATTTATGGGACTTGTCTGCGGTTGAACACGGATTCACCGTTTCCATCGCACTGATAGGAACCGTTCTCGGCGCAATGCTAGGCGGCATTCCGGCAGATCGGCTTGGAAGAAAAACTACCTTATTCTGGATAGCTGTTTTATACCTGGTTTCTTCCCTCGGCTCTGCACTCGCAACGGACTGGTATGTCTTTATATTCTTCCGCTTCCTTGGCGGGCTGGGCGTTGGTGCTTCCTCGGTTGCCGCACCCATGTACATCTCCGAAATCTCTCCTGCCAAATCACGCGGAAAAATGGTTGGGCTATTCCAATTCAATGTCGTTTTCGGAATTCTCATCGCCTACTTCTCCAATTACTTCATGCAGGATATGGGCGACAATGCATGGCGCTGGATGCTGGGCGTGCAAGCATTGCCTTCGCTGATTTTCTTACTGGCAATTCTTTACGTTCCTGAAAGTCCGCGCTGGCTGATTATGAAAAAAGGTGACGTGCAGCAAGCAAGGGAAATTCTGAACATTATCGATCCCGAAACCAGCGAAGAGACATTGCTTGCGATCAGGAATGCGAACGAAGAGACGAAAGACAAACCTTCCGCCCGGCTGTTTTCTGCCAAATACAAAACACCTGTAATGCTTGCCATTCTGTTCGCGGTTTTTAATCAGGTTTCAGGAATTAATGCCATCATTTATTACAGTCCGCGCATTTTTGAAATGACGGGATTGGGAGCGAAAGCGGCATTTTTATCCTCTGCCGGGATCGGTTTTGTCAACTTCGCTTTCACTCTTTTAGCTATCAATTTTATAGATCGTTTTGGTAGACGCACATTAATGGCGATCGGCTCCGTAGGCGTCATTATTACGCTTGGATTGGTTGCCAGGGCTTTTTTTATCCAGGATTTTACGGGCGTTCCGGTGTTTCTGTTCGTTTACATTGCTTTTTTCGCATTCTCACAAGGCGCGGTCATCTGGGTTTTTATATCTGAAATTTTCCCCAATGAAGTGCGTGCAAACGGTCAGGCGCTAGGGAGTTTTACCCATTGGTTCATGGCTGCCATTATCGCTTTTTCATTCCCCATCATTTCCGAATATCTGGGCGGCGGAGTCACATTCTCCTTCTTCGCAGTGATGATGATTTTGCAGCTCATTTTCGTGTGGCGCATCATGCCTGAAACCAAGGGAACGTCGCTGGAAAGGACTGATAAAACAATGATTCTACATTAA
- a CDS encoding hybrid sensor histidine kinase/response regulator transcription factor codes for MKYFIITLVCSILIACSKKESKQYTIGFSQCTGSDNWRKTMQESMYRELSFNPEINFVMKDAGGQSKIQITQIEELLKQKIDLLIVSPNEAEPITPVVEKAYQNGIPVIILDRRTNSDQYTAYVGADNVEVGQIAGAYTNTLLKGTGKVIEISEKPGSSADIDRHKGFMETISRFPGIRLTAKLDGDWDKYSFEAPLTKLLQTHTDIDVIFCQNDRRALTAFKVCKNLGLEKMIRLIGVDGLTGPNGGIDLVDRDILNATILYPTGGEEAIRTAISILRKQPFKRENRLQITMIDSTNVRIMKLQSEKLVAQQQDIERRQEKIEEQRAISENQSIVIYTVSITLAMALIFGAISFYSLRENRKINKRLEVQNHEISDQKNQIEQLAQSAEIENEAKLKFFTNISHEFRTPLTLILAPIEDVLASEKIRDPLIKQELSLIRKNTLRLLRLVSQLMDFRKLGSHRMQVRAGEHNLVAFVKDIMVAFERIASKRKIDFQLIASDPEVMVWFDTTMLDKVIFNLLSNAFKFTPDKGRVYLYIKTISSDQAQITVEDNGIGMTESEVAHVFEVFYQAESGYKALGTGLGLALSKELISLHKGTISVRSQPNKETAFTIELPLGNKHFQEDELQTGHAEDFSMVQNFEIQEEDAASNNASVREVSIHEQSVLLIEDNNDLVRLLEQKLNVNYQILVANDGEEGLRLAFEHIPDLIVCDVTLPKKDGLSVSAILKADFRTSHIPVILLTARTTIEQQIEGIQTGVDAYITKPFNLQYVQESIKTLLKNRSALREHYTSELPIEISSGTNPNKLDKKFITQFTAYIEEHYDNSELSVEDIGKDLGMSRVQLYRKVKALVGMSVNEYMQQVRLNKAKFLLRRDDLTIADVAYKVGFSSPTYFSTAFKGKYNQTPMEYKKS; via the coding sequence TTGAAATACTTTATTATTACTCTCGTATGTTCTATTTTAATTGCCTGTTCTAAAAAAGAATCCAAGCAGTATACGATTGGCTTTTCGCAGTGCACGGGCAGTGATAACTGGCGTAAAACCATGCAGGAGAGCATGTACCGCGAGCTGTCTTTCAATCCGGAGATCAACTTTGTAATGAAGGATGCGGGCGGACAGAGCAAAATACAAATCACGCAAATTGAAGAACTGCTCAAACAAAAAATTGACCTGCTGATCGTCTCTCCCAACGAAGCAGAGCCCATTACGCCTGTTGTGGAAAAAGCATATCAGAACGGAATCCCGGTCATCATTCTGGATCGCCGTACGAATTCTGATCAATATACTGCCTATGTTGGCGCCGATAATGTGGAAGTTGGACAGATTGCCGGAGCTTATACGAATACACTTTTGAAAGGAACCGGAAAGGTGATTGAGATCAGTGAAAAGCCTGGATCATCCGCTGACATTGATCGCCACAAAGGTTTTATGGAAACGATCAGCCGCTTTCCAGGTATCAGGTTGACGGCAAAACTGGATGGCGATTGGGACAAATATTCTTTCGAGGCTCCGCTAACCAAACTGCTACAAACCCACACGGACATTGATGTTATTTTTTGCCAGAATGATCGCCGTGCGCTGACCGCTTTCAAGGTTTGTAAAAATCTGGGTCTTGAAAAAATGATCCGTCTGATTGGTGTAGACGGATTAACCGGGCCAAATGGCGGCATTGATCTTGTAGACAGGGACATTCTGAATGCCACAATTCTTTATCCGACAGGCGGTGAAGAAGCCATTCGAACTGCCATTTCAATTCTGCGAAAACAGCCTTTCAAAAGGGAAAACCGGCTGCAAATCACCATGATCGATTCGACCAACGTCAGGATCATGAAATTGCAGAGCGAAAAACTGGTAGCGCAGCAGCAGGACATTGAACGTCGTCAGGAAAAGATTGAGGAGCAGCGCGCGATCTCTGAAAACCAGAGCATTGTGATTTACACTGTCTCCATCACCCTTGCTATGGCACTTATTTTCGGAGCCATTTCTTTCTATTCGTTACGCGAAAACCGGAAGATCAACAAACGGCTTGAAGTGCAGAACCATGAAATATCAGATCAGAAAAACCAGATTGAACAACTTGCGCAAAGCGCTGAGATTGAAAACGAGGCAAAGCTCAAATTCTTCACAAACATTTCGCACGAATTCCGTACTCCGCTTACCCTGATATTGGCACCTATTGAGGATGTTTTGGCCAGTGAAAAAATCCGTGATCCTTTGATCAAACAGGAACTTTCATTGATCAGAAAAAACACATTGAGACTGCTCCGGCTGGTGAGCCAGCTGATGGATTTCAGGAAACTGGGAAGTCACCGGATGCAGGTGCGGGCCGGCGAGCACAACCTGGTAGCATTTGTGAAGGACATTATGGTGGCATTTGAACGCATTGCTTCCAAACGAAAGATCGACTTCCAATTAATTGCTTCCGATCCCGAAGTGATGGTCTGGTTCGATACGACGATGCTTGACAAGGTGATTTTTAATTTGCTTTCCAATGCATTTAAGTTCACGCCGGACAAGGGAAGGGTTTATTTGTATATCAAAACCATTTCTTCTGATCAAGCACAGATTACAGTGGAAGACAATGGCATAGGGATGACGGAATCGGAAGTTGCGCACGTTTTCGAAGTTTTTTACCAAGCCGAAAGCGGCTATAAAGCACTGGGAACCGGGCTAGGATTGGCGCTTTCCAAAGAACTGATCTCGCTGCACAAAGGAACAATTTCTGTTCGCAGCCAGCCCAACAAAGAAACAGCATTTACCATTGAGCTGCCACTGGGTAACAAACATTTCCAGGAAGATGAATTACAAACCGGGCATGCGGAAGATTTTTCCATGGTTCAAAACTTCGAAATTCAGGAAGAAGATGCGGCTTCCAATAATGCTTCTGTCAGGGAGGTTTCGATTCATGAGCAATCTGTGCTGCTCATTGAAGACAACAATGATCTGGTGAGGCTTTTGGAACAAAAATTAAATGTCAATTATCAGATACTGGTGGCCAATGATGGTGAAGAAGGTTTGAGACTGGCATTTGAGCACATTCCCGATCTGATCGTGTGCGATGTAACATTACCAAAAAAGGATGGGTTGAGCGTGAGCGCGATACTCAAAGCAGATTTCAGGACTTCACACATTCCGGTGATTTTGCTTACCGCCAGAACAACCATCGAACAACAGATCGAAGGCATTCAAACGGGCGTGGACGCTTACATTACCAAACCATTTAATCTGCAATATGTTCAGGAAAGCATTAAGACGCTGCTGAAAAACCGGTCGGCGCTTCGCGAACATTACACCAGCGAATTGCCCATAGAAATTTCGTCAGGAACGAATCCTAATAAACTGGACAAGAAATTTATCACACAGTTTACGGCATACATTGAGGAGCATTATGACAACTCAGAACTCAGCGTTGAAGACATTGGGAAAGATCTTGGCATGTCCCGAGTTCAGTTGTACCGGAAAGTAAAAGCGCTTGTGGGCATGAGCGTGAATGAATACATGCAACAGGTTCGGCTCAATAAGGCAAAGTTTTTACTGCGACGTGACGATCTGACAATCGCGGATGTAGCTTATAAAGTCGGTTTCTCCTCCCCCACTTACTTCTCGACTGCTTTTAAAGGAAAATATAACCAAACTCCTATGGAATATAAAAAATCGTAA
- a CDS encoding adenylate/guanylate cyclase domain-containing protein, protein MLSPKTKRDVARVIPFGVLWFIFSLIYCMLEKGILGDLDHYPSTGNQYKFAANIFAIPVAGLMMGLITGILEIGYFSKWFIKKSFTRKIVFKSFLYLIIVIIFLAFTLLMNALNMPSEHSFKNLVSPVWAFFTDYAAVGLVLYIASIILVTQFYAEFSQSLGPGTLSNFFLGKYHHPVEEERIFMFLDMKSSTTIAENLGHVRYFEMLKEYFFDLSGAVIDYAGTIYQYAGDEMIISWKLKDGLKNNNCIECFFAMKRILESQTEKYNGKFGILPAFKAGLHFGMVTAGEIGSLKKEIIFTGDVLNTSARIQGLCNHFNADLLVSEELAKILQLPAAYEMRSVGENLLKGRLKTMEIFSISAADILSNSRQS, encoded by the coding sequence ATGCTGTCACCGAAAACCAAAAGAGATGTTGCCCGTGTCATTCCTTTTGGAGTATTGTGGTTTATTTTTAGCCTGATTTACTGCATGCTGGAAAAAGGAATTCTTGGAGATCTGGACCACTATCCATCAACGGGCAATCAGTACAAATTTGCAGCAAACATTTTTGCCATCCCCGTTGCGGGCCTGATGATGGGTCTGATTACCGGCATTCTGGAGATTGGTTATTTCAGTAAGTGGTTTATAAAAAAGAGCTTCACCAGAAAGATCGTATTCAAATCCTTTCTTTACCTGATCATTGTTATCATTTTTCTGGCTTTCACGTTGTTGATGAATGCACTAAATATGCCAAGTGAGCACTCTTTTAAAAACTTGGTATCACCAGTCTGGGCATTTTTCACTGACTACGCTGCGGTCGGCCTTGTACTATACATTGCTTCGATAATTTTGGTTACGCAATTTTATGCTGAATTCAGCCAGAGTCTGGGGCCAGGCACATTGAGTAATTTTTTCTTAGGGAAATACCATCATCCCGTAGAAGAAGAGCGGATATTTATGTTTCTGGATATGAAGTCCTCGACTACAATCGCCGAAAATCTTGGGCACGTCAGATACTTCGAGATGTTGAAGGAGTATTTCTTCGACCTGTCAGGTGCTGTGATTGATTACGCGGGCACAATCTATCAATACGCTGGTGATGAGATGATCATCAGCTGGAAACTGAAAGACGGTTTAAAAAATAATAATTGTATTGAGTGCTTCTTCGCTATGAAACGTATCCTCGAAAGTCAGACGGAAAAGTACAACGGCAAATTTGGCATTTTACCGGCGTTTAAAGCCGGTCTGCATTTTGGTATGGTGACTGCCGGAGAAATCGGATCGTTGAAAAAGGAAATCATCTTTACAGGTGACGTCCTTAATACTTCCGCAAGGATCCAGGGACTTTGCAATCATTTTAATGCAGACCTGCTGGTTTCGGAGGAGCTGGCTAAAATACTTCAACTTCCGGCCGCCTACGAGATGAGATCGGTTGGAGAGAACCTGCTGAAAGGGCGGTTAAAAACAATGGAGATATTTTCCATTTCAGCCGCTGATATATTGAGCAACTCTCGGCAGTCATAG